CAAAGAAATTTATTGCATACTTTCAAAATTTCAGTAATACTTACTTACCCATTGAAGATTTTAAAAGATATATAAATGAGTCAATCATTGATGATATAGTGGGTATATCAATTTCGACAAGACCTGACTGCATAAATGATAATTATTTGAATTTTCTTGTTGATTTGAAGTATAATATGGGTATAGATGTAATAATAGAATTAGGACTGCAAAGTGTAAATTACCATAGTTTGGTTAAGATAAATAGAGGGCATACCTTAGCAGAATTTATTGATGCTGTTTTAAGAATTAAAAAACATGATTTAAGAGTATGTACACATATTATTTTGAATTTACCTTGGGATAATATGTTGGATGCCAAAGAGAATGCAAAGATTGTATCTGCACTAGGTATAGATGAAGTAAAATTACATAGTCTCTATATTGTTGAAGGTACAAAAATGGGTGAGCAATATAAAAATGGAGAAATAGAAATAATTTCTAAGGAAGAGTATATAAATAGAGTAATAAGCTTTTTAGAATACTTAGATCCCAACATTGTAGTGCAGAGAATAATGGGAAGGGCACCTGAAGAAAATACATTATTCGTTAATTGGCATGAATCATGGTGGAAAATCAGAGATGAAATCGTTGCCAAAATGGAGAGTGAAAAAAGATATCAAGGTAGTAAGTTTAACTATTTAAATGGTAAGGCTTTAAAAAATTTCAAATAAAACTTAAATAACTCTATTTTATTAAAAGAAAGGTTAGGTGGTCAATCATGGTTAAGTTTATTTTAGGAAGAAAAGGTGCTGGAAAGACTAAATGGTTAATTGACAATGCTAACAAGGACATGAAGGAGGGTAATGGAAATATAGCTTTTATTGATGTTGATGATGATCATATATTTAGTTTAAATTATAATGTACGACTTATTAATGCCATGGAATTCAATATTTTAAACGTTGAATCTTTCTATGGCTTTTTGTGTGGCGTTTTATCCATGGACTATGATTTAGAAAAAATATATGTTGATGGTATATATAAGGTGATGAATTTGGAATTAGAGGATTTGACTTACTTGCATAATTCATTAAAGAAAATTTGCAAAAAATATGAAGTAGAGTTTTATATAAATGTAGATTATACAATGGATAAGATACCTGAAGATTTAAGAGAGTACTGTTTTGAACTTGAAACCGCTAAAGCTTATGTATAAGTAGAATTGGGTCCCTATTGGACCCAATTTTTTTATCTTAAAGGTTTAAAAGTTGAACAATCAGTATCATCTGAAGTATGAGCATGCTTTGGCTCTACTAATATAGAATCAGCTGTACATTTGTTTCCATCTTTATTATAAGCACATGTTGATACTATACATTTTACGCCCTCTAATGGTTTATTATCCATAAGTAACAATCTCCTTTCATGTAGTTTGTTATACTAATAGAATATGGATATTATTTTACTATCCAATGATATTTTAAGTAATTAATTTTTTTTTATTCTTTTAATAATTTCAAACATAGGATAGAATATACACATGGAGGAGTTGAAATGACTAGAAATGAAAGATTAGATAAAGTTTTGGCAAATATGGGATATGGCAGTAGGAAAGATGTAAAAAAGTTTATAAAAGAAGGTTTGGTTAAGGTAAATGGAGCAATTATCCAAAACAATGAATTTAAAGTAAGTCCATATGAAGATGAAATAACAATACGTGGAGAAGAAGTAAATTACAGGGAATATATTTATTTAATGATGAATAAACCACAGGGGTTAG
The DNA window shown above is from Tissierella sp. Yu-01 and carries:
- a CDS encoding DUF1540 domain-containing protein, whose product is MDNKPLEGVKCIVSTCAYNKDGNKCTADSILVEPKHAHTSDDTDCSTFKPLR
- a CDS encoding TIGR01212 family radical SAM protein (This family includes YhcC from E. coli K-12, an uncharacterized radical SAM protein.), translating into MDINVYNTYGKYLKDRYGEKVYKLPISLPLTCPNRDGTVSKGGCSFCGEEGGSFENLPNCLSVKEQIQKNMKYIKERYKAKKFIAYFQNFSNTYLPIEDFKRYINESIIDDIVGISISTRPDCINDNYLNFLVDLKYNMGIDVIIELGLQSVNYHSLVKINRGHTLAEFIDAVLRIKKHDLRVCTHIILNLPWDNMLDAKENAKIVSALGIDEVKLHSLYIVEGTKMGEQYKNGEIEIISKEEYINRVISFLEYLDPNIVVQRIMGRAPEENTLFVNWHESWWKIRDEIVAKMESEKRYQGSKFNYLNGKALKNFK